ATTAATAGAGATAAGCATGGAGCTTAAGAGAAAATACTATAGCGGGGAGCGGATGCTTAATATAATATCGGGTAAGATTCTTGCCCTCATATTTGAAAAACATAGTACACGTACGAGAGTGAGTTTAGAGGTAGCAATGAGACAACTCGGAGGCACATCGATTTATCTATCATCACAGGAGCTTCAATTAGCACGAGGAGAACCAATAAAGGATACTGCAAGAGTTTTAGAAAGATATGTTGATGGTGTAGCTGCGAGGGTATATAGACATAGTTTTCTCATAGAATTTGCAGAGTATGCTAAAATTCCAGTTATAAATGCTTTAAGTGATATTGAGCATCCTCTTCAAGCATTGGCAGATATTGTTACTATATTAGAGTTTAAGAAATCTTTATCGGGAATAAAAATAGGATTCTTTGGTGATGGTAGAGATAATGTTTTGCATAGTCTAATGTTGGCAGTAGCAATGCTTGGAGGTACTCTATATATAGCAACACCTCAAGGTTATGAACCTTTAGGTGACATATGGAAAAAAGCGCAAGAATATTCTAGAGAAACAGGTGCAGAAATACATATAGTTAGAGATCCTGTGGAAGCTGCGATGAATGCCGATGTTATATATACGGACGTATGGGTTAGTATGGGTCAGGAAAAAGAGGCTGAAAAAAGAATTAGAGACTTAAGACCTTATCAAGTTAACAATGAGTTAATATCCTATGCTAAGAAGGATTACATATTTATGCATTGTCTTCCAGCTCATAGAGGAGAAGAAGTTACAGATGATGTAATCGAATCTAGAAATTCTGTTGTATGGATTCAAGCAGAAAATAGACTACATACAGCTAAAGCTGTATTAGCATCTATTCTAAGATGATTTCTTCTTTTTACTCTTTCTCTTTTTCCCCTTTTTCTTTCTCTTCCTCCTCTTTTTCTCAGTTTTGCTACGCTGTTTCTTAACCTCTTTATGTTTGTTGATGTATTCTTTTATATCAAAGAAACATATAGAATCTTGAAGCTCTATAACTATTGCATATAGATCTTTTGGATCTATAATTTTTATCGGATTTTCATATACGTAGTACTCTTGGGTACTTAGGTCATAGGTAACTATATTGCTATTAGAATTAGGAAATCTTAATATGACTTCACTAATATTCTCAGAGCTATGTGTATCATATAATAGATATATTTTTCTGGCTTTAGATAGGGACGGACTGTTAATTATCATATCACTCGGAGGAAGAGATTTTATATATAGTCCTTCTAACATCATTCCATTATATAGAACTGTTGCTTTAATCATATTTGAAGAATTATTGGTATTTGAGATCCATGAAATGAACTGATCTTCATCATATATAAACTTAGACAACTCTTCCTGAGGTATATTAGTTTCGATACTATCAATCTTTTTATATAGACCAATTGAAAGTTTATCTAAATTGATTTCCTCTAATGTGTAGTACTCTAATATCACCTTGCCATAACTCATTTCTTATACCCTATCTTCCTTAAAAATAAATGTCTTTCATTTTTATCTTCATCAGTTTCTACACCTAGTGGGGTATATCCATCAACCACGCCTATTATGCCTCTACCTTGAGGAGTTTCAGCAACGAGAACCTGAAGAGGATTGGCAGTAGCTGCAATTAGTTGTACAACTTCTTGAATATTCTTAAGAACATTTAGGATGTTGATAGGCCATGCATTCCTTATATAGAGAACAAATATATGTCCTGCACCAATCCTTCTAGCAACATCTATTGAAAGCTTTACTAATTCTTCGTCATTTCCCTCATACCTTATAAGTCTTTTACCACTCGCTTCATTGAATGCCAAACCAAATTTTATATTAGGAACATGTGTAACTAATGCTTCATATATATCTTCTACAGTCTTAATGAAATGACTACGACCTATAATAACATTTGCTCCAGGAGGTATAGGGACATCAATAACCTCAAATTTTATTATTGAGGAACACATATTATACACCATCTATATTCATATAATTATAACAGAACTTTAATATGCTTTACTTTAGCACTCATTTGTAAAACAATGGCTAGGATATCCTCTAGGGACATAAGGTAGCATATCCAGATAAATTATAAAACATACTATCTTTCTCATATCCCACTATGCTATAGAGATTTATATTCGATATTCTCATTATATCTTAGATTTATTCAAGATATTAAAATACAATATGGTGTATTATAGTGATAGTAAAAATATGCATTAATTATGTCTCTAAAGGAATACATCTTGAATTTATAGATGAAAAGAATGGAAAGAGTGTAGAAGAGCAAAGTTATAATGATATGAAAGCTATTGAAATTCATGGTATTACAAGAATATTTCTAGAGAGAGTTACCTCAGATTATAGAATTATGTGTATATTTGCTGAAACAAAGGGCAAAGCAATTAATAAAGGTAATATGATTATACTAGAATAAAATAGACTTAGTGTGATGAGAGTGACAGAGGAATTCATAGATACTAAGACATTAGCAAAAGTGTTAGAATTTTATGGATTTTTAATTATTGAGAGTACTAAGGAATCAAAAATTTTAAATATACTTAGAGATAACGGTATAATACATTTATTCCAAGTTCATAGAATAAAAGGTTATACTATAATAGAATTAAATAGAGCCTCATGTGAGAGAGAATGTAATTCACAGTGTAGATATTTAAATGGAATAAAGGATTATGAATGTCTCTCTGTATGTCTTGACAATTGTATAAGGGATAGAATATCAATAATAAATTCCAAATTACTTAGATAAATGTTATATCAAAAAATTTCATATTCATAAATATCATCATAATTTAAAACTCTCTCAATATGTTTTTACAATACTACGTATTTCAACTTTCTATTCTGTTTACTAAGAATAAGACTTCCCTTTAATTTGTTTTATAATAATTTTTACTAGAATTTCACGCAATCTTTTTGCTAAATTGTAACATCCATATCCCTGTTCCAGGAGACCAAGGTCTATAAGCTTTCTAATTATATCTTTAGGATTTTCAATACCATAGAAAGCTTTAAGCTCTCTTTGAGCTATTATACTACCTACAGATATATTTTGTAGAAAATATTCAAGTACTTTCTTCTCTTCAGGGTTAAGTCCATCAATAAGCTTAATCAATTTCTCATCTAAGAACTCTCTAATTTTATTGAGCATCTTATATTCCATGGCTTCTCAAAAGAGTTAACATACTAAGAAGATTAAATGTTTTGCTACTCATTATCTAAATATGCCAATAGTTTATTAAGGGGGTACAATTAGAGGCAAATAACTTCTAAACTGGTTTAAATAGGGCTTTTAAACCCTGTCAATTCATTATTTATAGAAAAGCTTATAAATATACTTCTCTTATGCCTACCAGTGAGTGAAAATGTGGCCCCTACAGCGCAATATTGTAGTATTTGGAAAGCATATAGTAGGAAACTTATATGAGTGTGACGTAGATAAACTAACAGATCTATCATATTTAGTAAATGTTGTTAAAGAAGCAGCAAAAATAGGCAATATGACTCTTCTCGATATAAAGTCGTGGAAGATAGGAAAAGGTGTTAGTATTATTGGAATAGTACTTGAGAGCCACATATCAATCCATACATGGCCAGAATATGGTTTTGCAACTGTAGATGTGTATAGTTGTGGCAGTCATACAGATCCAGAAGAAGCATTTAACTATATTGTAAAGAGTTTGAATGCTAAGAGAATTGAGAAGAAAGTTTTTCTGAGAAATTACGAAGTAGAAATTTAACTCAGTAGTTCTATATAATTATTTTATTGAATTCATGATATTCTATGTTGATTACTACAATAGCTTTTAAGTTCTCTTAAAGATGTATAGTGTTTAAAATATCTATGTTTTGATAGTGATAAATGTTATGAAAGGCTATACTATGAATATCATGGAAGTAGTTTACATAGCTATCTTTAGAATTTGTATGTTCTTTACTAAAGCATCTATATATAAACTGATAAAGAATATAATATGTAGAGGATGGTTATAGGTTAAGTTTGATATGAAACAGTATATTTATATGGATTATGGTGGTAAGATATGCATATAGCTTTTGAGGATGTATATATACCTGATACTACGGTCATAGTCGAGAGAACATTATCAAAAATAATAGATAGGGGGTTAATTCGAGGACGTATACTAATTCCTAAGGAATATATTCAATTCTTTGAGTCTAGGGCACGTAGAGGTAGTGCTATTGGTATATTGGGTCTAGAGGAATTAGTTTCTATTAGGAATAAAGCTGTTGAGAGAGGTGTTATTATAGATATAATTGATTCAGGATATAGAGAAACATATAGTGATATCGATCAGGAACGTCTTGATAGTATAGCTATGGAGTTAGCTAGAAAACTTGGTGCTAAATTATTAACCCATGATAGATTCAGACAACTGGCATGCAAAGCATTTGGAGTAGAAGCTATGGTTTTAGAATATTATAGGGATAGTTCTTTGTGGTTTGAGAAATATTTTGATAAAGAAACACTAAGCTTACATATTAAGGAGGGAGCTCCTATATTAGCTAAAAAGGGTGTGCCTGGAAATTGGAGACTTGTTGTAGTGGAGGAGAAGATACAGAGGCGTGAGGATCTAGAAATATTGCTTGAAGAGATTGTAAGACGTGTTAGAGCTGGTGAAGGTATTGTAGAGATAGAGAGACAAGGTCTTTTAATGATACAATTAAAGGATTATAGAATAATAATTGTATCTCCACCCATTGGGATAGCATATGAAATAACCATAACAAGGCCTATAGTTAGGCTTAAATTAGAAGACTATGAACTTCCTTCAAAACTCATAAAGAGACTTGAGGAAAGAGCTGAAGGTATATTAATTGCTGGAGCACCTGGAATGGGCAAAACAACTTTTGCTCAAGCTCTTGCAGAATATTATGATAGAAAGGGAAAGATAGTGAAGACAATAGAGTCTCCAAGAGATATGAAGCTTCCTCCAACAGTATCACAATATTCAAAAAGCTATGCTTCTTCAAGAGAATTACATGATATTTTACTTCTCAGTAGACCAGACTATACAGTATTTGATGAAATGCGTGATGATGAGGACTTTAAAATCTATGTTGATTTAAGATTAGCTGGTATTGGGATGATAGGTGTTGTACATGCAACTTCTCCAATAGATGCTATTCAGCGTTTTATTGGACGAATAGATATAGGGATGATTCCAAGTGTCATAGATACTGTAATCTTTATAGATAAAGGGAGGGTGGCAAAAGTTTATGAGATTTCCTTAACTGTTAAGCTTCCCACAGGGTTGAGGGAGGCCGATCTTGCACGTCCTGTAGTAGAGGTTAGAGATTTCTTATCAGGAGAATTAGAATATGAAATTTATGTATTTGGTGAACAGACAGTTGTTGTACCAGTAAAAAGGATTAAAGGTGAAATAGCAAGTGATAGAGTTATGAATATAGTCAAAAAGATTATTCCCTATGCTGATGTCGCCTTAGAGAATGATACGATAATAATAACGTTACCTAGAACCCTATATACCAATTCAACTATGAAGCTCATAAGAAAGGTAAAGAAAAGACTTGATAGACTAGGCTATAACATTGATATAAAACTTACATAGGATGAGGAAAAGATTATATGGCTGGAAATAGTATTAAAGGTAGGAGAAGGGGTTTTCACGCTGAGAGAGAATTAGTGCAAAAGCTATGGAAAATGGGATTCGCTGTTATTAGAGGACCTGCAAGTGGTGCTAAAATCAAGTCTGGTATATATCCTGATGTTGTTGCAATAAAGGATGGAAAGATATTTGTATTTGAAGTTAAGGAGAGGAAAGATATAGCATCAATATATGTTGATAAAAGACAAGTAGAGAAAATAAAAGAGTTTGCTATTAGAGCTGGAGGTGAGGCATTAATAGCAGTTAAAATTGCTTCAGTAAAGAGTTGGAAGGTCATAAACATTGACAGTTTAGTCGACTTCAATGGGTCTAAATTCAAAATACCTAAGGATGCTATAGAATCAGCTGAAGATCTTTTTAATTATCTAACCAAGAAGATTACTAAGACTCTAGATAACTATGTAATTAGATAGTGATTATGATGATATCTTATAAGTATCAGGTTTGAGAATATTTAAAGAAAATATAGTGTGATGAGGTATCCATATGGATGAAGGATGTTGTATAAATATTGAGATACCAGGTCCTATTGTAAAGAAGCCTAGGTTAATAAAATTTAGAGGTATTGATACAGGTACTAGGATAGGAAGAGGTTATAGTATAGGAGAGCTTAAGGCAGCAAATATAAGTTTATCATTAGCAAAACAATTAAATATACCTCTAGATCCAAGAAGGAAAAGCGTTCATGAAGAAAATGTTGAAAATCTTAAAAAGGTTTTAGAGCAATTAAGTGAGGTAATAAGAGCTAAAAAGACAAAACCTGCTAGGTTAGTTGTCAAGGCTAAAACCTCGTAGTTAATGCTGTATTAATGTCAATGCATTTTATATTAATTCTTAATAATTATTTACAATGATTAGGATATTGTTTAGATCTATGGTAGTTTTATAGTTTTTTCATCATAGTATATTTTAAATGCTTTATACCATATCAATCTTAGAACAACATTTTTATATCTACCAATAGCTTTAGTATCTACAGTTATATCACTTTTCTCTCCAGGTTTTATTGGTTCTATATCAATTTTTTGGAGTGGAACACCATATCTTAATATTACTAGTTCAGATTTATCTGGTAGTGAATCGCCTATATTGGATATTGTTAGAAGGAGTTTATCTTCATTTATATCTATTTTATTTATGAAGAGTCTAGGTTGCTGTTCATATGATAGAAATGTACAGGTAAATATATGTCTTGTAAGTTCATCTTTGCTACCTATATTTATTATAGCTGGAATCTTTTCTGGAGAAATATTCAGTTCAACTATATTGAATCCTGGCACTAATTTATAGGTAGTAATATTTTCAGAATTTGAGGTACTTACTGATAATTCTGTAATTCTTTCTGCTACAAGACCAGTATTAATTCTTATATTGTTAGGATTAAAACTTCTTGCAAGATTCTCCACAGATTTTTGAATATTTTCTGCTTTACATATATCTACAATACAATCTAGATACACATGAAATCCTTTATATCTATATATTGAAAGAAGAGTTGCTGTGTCAATTCTGATATGGTTCTTACCTTCATATGAAATTTTTAGATAGGAATCATTCCTAAGTATTTTAGAAATATCGTATATAAATACTGATTGTATATATTTATTGTTTATACTTATATCGATATGAGGCTTAAATTCTCTTGTCAGAATCACTCTATCAATCGATATTTTCCATTTTATAATATCAGTATTATTAGGCCTTGTAATAACTAAGATTAGATATGCATTCTCTACAGGAGCATTAAGTGAAGATATCTTTGTTACTATATTATTATTTATTGGGCTAAGTATTTGACTTTCTAGAATAGGTGTAACAATATAGGTAGAATCAGTAAATTCATTGCTAAATTTTATCTCCATCTATATAACACCACTTGATTATAGATTATATCTATATCTATATATAGTTTTAGATTATTTAAGTATTGATAGTGAGAATCTGATAACAATAATATGATTCATCTATTATCTTTTAATAGATTCATCAATTCACATAGCTTACAGAGTAGTCTATTAGGAGAAGTCGGTTCACCACAATTTATACATCTAGGCAACTCTATATTTCTATATCTTGATGAAATTACATAGGGTTCTAAGATCTTATCTATATACTCTATAAACCTAAGCTGAATACCAGGATATCTATTCTCTAACGAATACAGCAATTCTCTAACTCTAACTCTAAGTGTAGGCTCTTCACTAATATATGGACATTCTGTCTCCTGAAAGTGATAATGTTCTAAATACGCAAAAAATGCTGTCTCATACTCATAGATAATACGAAGAGGCTTTATCCTCTTAACAAGTGAAACACTATGGACTTCACTAAGTGGGTGAAGTTGTACAAGTCTCATTATGTCACCTCTAAGGATATTTATGATATATGTTTGAACTTCATCATCTAGATTATGACCTGTAGCAACTTTATCAACATTATATATGCGAGCATAGTAGTTAAGGACTCGTCTTCTAGCAATACCACAATATGTGCATGCTGAAAATTTAAGGGACTTTCTATGTTGAAGATACATAAAGTCGTCGACACTATATCCTAGTTCTCTTTTTAAGTCGGTCTTTATACAATCAACGTTGAATTCCTTACAAATATTTTTAATGAATACATATTGTTCTTCTCTATTATATCCATTAATTCCCTCTTCAATCATTAGACCTATTATTTTTGCAGGGTCGTGGATTTCTAACAATATCTTAAACAATGTATAACTATCTTTACCTCCTGAAAGCCCTACTAATATTTTATCATTATGATTTAGGAGACTATATTTTCTAATGTAATTAACAACTCTATTTTTTAAATCATTTATAAAACATTCCTTACACAATCTTCTACCTGTGTGGAGTTGTAGGAAAACTGCAGGTTTATTTCCACAAACGTCACAAAGTCTATATAATTTCATGAAGATTCTCACTAAATAAAATAGTAATAGGATAACAAAACAAAGTTATTCCTTTGTTGCTGTAACTTCATCGACACTATGGATAACTCCTCCTAAATCCTCAATAACATTCTTAATTGTATTGAAATCTATATCTGTACCTTCAATAGTTATGGTTAGTGTCAAGGTTTCAACATCTATTTCGTTTACCTTTATATTAACACTTTTAATTCCATCTATCTCAAGTAGCCTTCTTGCAACATCTATGATTGTAGGCCCCTTTAACATTTTTAGTACATCTAAAACTATTTTCTTTATTCCCATGGAATTCACTACCTATATCCCTATCTATTTTATCTATAAAATTAATGTTTAAATTTTTATATTCTGGAATCTTTATATTAGGAGATGATGAATTACTCCCGTAATGATAAAATATGATTAAAACTTACCCAACTGAAAATGACTATCTATGTCCATCCTCTAGATTCTCCAGTCTAGATAACCTAGCGGAGATGCTTTAGAAATATTATTCTCTAAATTAAAAATCTTTGAACTGTAATATCTCTTTATTACTTTAGCTATAGTTAAAATGTTAATAACTATTGTAGGTAGGGCTCTTACGTTAGGAAGTCAATATATAATGTAGTACGAAATTAGGTGTCTCTATAATCATGGATGCTTTAAAATCTATACTTCTAGACATAATTCAGCGTTATGGACAAAAAGCTGTAATAATACTCAAAACAGCTATTAATATAGCTAAATCAAATAGATTGAAGGGTTTAGAAACACCTGGAGATTTTGATTACAAAAGCCTTGTAGAAGCACTTGCTGCCTCTGGTATTACATATAATCCATCGTTATTTCTTCGAGCACTTGAAAGAGAATACAATCTCATTGAAACAAGTTATAAGAGTTCAACACAGCGTTGGTATGTCTTTAAAGATTTAGAAGCAATTGAAAAAATACTTAATATGATTACGGGTTCTGAATACTTAGATGAGGATCCCGAGATCATAATGATAAAAATACAGATTAAGAGCATAAGACCTAGATTCTGGCTTAATAAGTTAAGATACTTAAGTGTAAAGGATAGATTAACAAAAACAGATTTAAAGATATTTGAAGACTTTGCATTTAGGGTTCTTCCAAAGTTAATTAGAATATTGAGAAAGGCTGAAGAATATGAAGAACAGCTATATGCAGAAATAAACATGATGAAGGAGATAATAAGTTTAGCTCAAAGCGTTTCTGAACGTTTGGATATAGTAATAAACATGCCTTTAGATGATGAGAATAGCATTAATACCTTAAATCTTAAGGAGGCGCCAGAAAAACTCCGTCCTTAGGCAAATGATACTATTGTTATAGCTATTTATTTATTACCACCATCTCTAATTAGCTGATGAATAGCATAATATTAAATTTTATCTAGATATACTGTTCAAGGGAACGATCAACTAATATTTCACTTATCTCAAGATCTTTCCAAAGAGCACAACGACCATATAGTATAAGGTTTTTCTCTAATAGGTATTCTCTTAACTCAGTAATTTTTCTATTATCAACTTTATTTAGTAGTGCATATGTAATTACTATATCATGTCTCTTTACTATTCTTTTAACATCTATTAATCTATATCTTCTGGCTTCAGAAAGAAGTTTTTCACCAATACCAGCGATTAATGTATAATCCTTAGAAAAACTTGTTATTAGATATAGGATTGAATGATTATAGAATGGAAATTTAACTGCTGTATGAAATTTAGATGCCTTAGTACCATGTTGATATATAACCAGATTTTGTCCCTCTATATTCGAGGAATAAACAAATAATGATATATACATTGAGATATTCTTTAATAGTAAGTCTCTAATTTTCTCCCTTACAGTCCTCTTAATATCTTCCTTAGTAGAAAATATGTATGTATCTATAATATCTAAAGGCCATGTATATATGAGTTTCTTATATTTGACTAGAAGGCCATTAGATAAAGCTATTAGTTGTCTATCAATATTTATTCCCCTTATATTTGAAATAAGATATAAGCCCTTTTCTGAAATACCAAGGTATTTCTTAATAGAACTGTATATATTGGGTGAATAACATTGATTATCTCTAGATAACCATTTATCAATCCATG
Above is a genomic segment from Ignisphaera aggregans DSM 17230 containing:
- a CDS encoding protein of unknown function DUF355 (COGs: COG1839 conserved hypothetical protein~InterPro IPR007153~KEGG: smr:Smar_0520 hypothetical protein~PFAM: protein of unknown function DUF355~SPTR: A3DLW8 Putative uncharacterized protein~PFAM: Adenosine specific kinase); amino-acid sequence: MVYNMCSSIIKFEVIDVPIPPGANVIIGRSHFIKTVEDIYEALVTHVPNIKFGLAFNEASGKRLIRYEGNDEELVKLSIDVARRIGAGHIFVLYIRNAWPINILNVLKNIQEVVQLIAATANPLQVLVAETPQGRGIIGVVDGYTPLGVETDEDKNERHLFLRKIGYKK
- a CDS encoding hypothetical protein (KEGG: hypothetical protein LOC100009749), which gives rise to MSYGKVILEYYTLEEINLDKLSIGLYKKIDSIETNIPQEELSKFIYDEDQFISWISNTNNSSNMIKATVLYNGMMLEGLYIKSLPPSDMIINSPSLSKARKIYLLYDTHSSENISEVILRFPNSNSNIVTYDLSTQEYYVYENPIKIIDPKDLYAIVIELQDSICFFDIKEYINKHKEVKKQRSKTEKKRRKRKKKGKKRKSKKKKSS
- a CDS encoding hypothetical protein (KEGG: hbu:Hbut_0943 hypothetical protein~SPTR: A2BLD0 Putative uncharacterized protein), with protein sequence MEYKMLNKIREFLDEKLIKLIDGLNPEEKKVLEYFLQNISVGSIIAQRELKAFYGIENPKDIIRKLIDLGLLEQGYGCYNLAKRLREILVKIIIKQIKGKSYS
- a CDS encoding ornithine carbamoyltransferase (COGs: COG0078 Ornithine carbamoyltransferase~InterProIPR002082:IPR006130:IPR002292:IPR006132:IPR 006131~KEGG: hbu:Hbut_1203 ornithine carbamoyltransferase~PFAM: aspartate/ornithine carbamoyltransferase Asp/Orn-binding region; aspartate/ornithine carbamoyltransferase carbamoyl-P binding domain~SPTR: A2BM26 Ornithine carbamoyltransferase~TIGRFAM: ornithine carbamoyltransferase~PFAM: Aspartate/ornithine carbamoyltransferase, carbamoyl-P binding domain; Aspartate/ornithine carbamoyltransferase, Asp/Orn binding domain~TIGRFAM: ornithine carbamoyltransferase), producing the protein MKMFIESLRGRDLISISDLTIEELRSLIEISMELKRKYYSGERMLNIISGKILALIFEKHSTRTRVSLEVAMRQLGGTSIYLSSQELQLARGEPIKDTARVLERYVDGVAARVYRHSFLIEFAEYAKIPVINALSDIEHPLQALADIVTILEFKKSLSGIKIGFFGDGRDNVLHSLMLAVAMLGGTLYIATPQGYEPLGDIWKKAQEYSRETGAEIHIVRDPVEAAMNADVIYTDVWVSMGQEKEAEKRIRDLRPYQVNNELISYAKKDYIFMHCLPAHRGEEVTDDVIESRNSVVWIQAENRLHTAKAVLASILR
- a CDS encoding adenosylmethionine decarboxylase proenzyme (COGs: COG1586 S-adenosylmethionine decarboxylase~InterPro IPR003826:IPR017716~KEGG: hbu:Hbut_1074 S-adenosylmethionine decarboxylase proenzyme~PFAM: S-adenosylmethionine decarboxylase related~SPTR: A2BLQ6 S-adenosylmethionine decarboxylase proenzyme~TIGRFAM: S-adenosylmethionine decarboxylase proenzyme~PFAM: S-adenosylmethionine decarboxylase~TIGRFAM: S-adenosylmethionine decarboxylase proenzyme, Bacillus form) is translated as MWPLQRNIVVFGKHIVGNLYECDVDKLTDLSYLVNVVKEAAKIGNMTLLDIKSWKIGKGVSIIGIVLESHISIHTWPEYGFATVDVYSCGSHTDPEEAFNYIVKSLNAKRIEKKVFLRNYEVEI
- a CDS encoding PP-loop domain protein (COGs: COG0037 ATPase of the PP-loop superfamily protein implicated in cell cycle control~InterPro IPR011063:IPR000541~KEGG: sin:YN1551_1288 PP-loop domain protein~PFAM: PP-loop domain protein~SPTR: C3NGX3 PP-loop domain protein~PFAM: PP-loop family~TIGRFAM: conserved hypothetical protein TIGR00269); translation: MKLYRLCDVCGNKPAVFLQLHTGRRLCKECFINDLKNRVVNYIRKYSLLNHNDKILVGLSGGKDSYTLFKILLEIHDPAKIIGLMIEEGINGYNREEQYVFIKNICKEFNVDCIKTDLKRELGYSVDDFMYLQHRKSLKFSACTYCGIARRRVLNYYARIYNVDKVATGHNLDDEVQTYIINILRGDIMRLVQLHPLSEVHSVSLVKRIKPLRIIYEYETAFFAYLEHYHFQETECPYISEEPTLRVRVRELLYSLENRYPGIQLRFIEYIDKILEPYVISSRYRNIELPRCINCGEPTSPNRLLCKLCELMNLLKDNR
- a CDS encoding Resolvase, Holliday junction-type (COGs: COG1591 Holliday junction resolvase~InterPro IPR002732~KEGG: hbu:Hbut_1279 Holliday junction resolvase~PFAM: Resolvase, Holliday junction-type~SPTR: A2BM98 Holliday junction resolvase~PFAM: Archaeal holliday junction resolvase (hjc)), whose protein sequence is MAGNSIKGRRRGFHAERELVQKLWKMGFAVIRGPASGAKIKSGIYPDVVAIKDGKIFVFEVKERKDIASIYVDKRQVEKIKEFAIRAGGEALIAVKIASVKSWKVINIDSLVDFNGSKFKIPKDAIESAEDLFNYLTKKITKTLDNYVIR
- a CDS encoding Ribosomal protein L13E (COGs: COG4352 Ribosomal protein L13E~KEGG: ape:APE_0537a 50S ribosomal protein L13e~SPTR: Q9YEN9 50S ribosomal protein L13e~PFAM: Ribosomal protein L13e), coding for MDEGCCINIEIPGPIVKKPRLIKFRGIDTGTRIGRGYSIGELKAANISLSLAKQLNIPLDPRRKSVHEENVENLKKVLEQLSEVIRAKKTKPARLVVKAKTS
- a CDS encoding hypothetical protein (KEGG: smr:Smar_0444 hypothetical protein~SPTR: A3DLP5 Putative uncharacterized protein), translating into MEIKFSNEFTDSTYIVTPILESQILSPINNNIVTKISSLNAPVENAYLILVITRPNNTDIIKWKISIDRVILTREFKPHIDISINNKYIQSVFIYDISKILRNDSYLKISYEGKNHIRIDTATLLSIYRYKGFHVYLDCIVDICKAENIQKSVENLARSFNPNNIRINTGLVAERITELSVSTSNSENITTYKLVPGFNIVELNISPEKIPAIINIGSKDELTRHIFTCTFLSYEQQPRLFINKIDINEDKLLLTISNIGDSLPDKSELVILRYGVPLQKIDIEPIKPGEKSDITVDTKAIGRYKNVVLRLIWYKAFKIYYDEKTIKLP
- a CDS encoding ATPase, PilT family (COGs: COG1855 ATPase (PilT family)~KEGG: hbu:Hbut_1278 ATPase~SPTR: A2BM97 Conserved archaeal protein~PFAM: Type II/IV secretion system protein) yields the protein MHIAFEDVYIPDTTVIVERTLSKIIDRGLIRGRILIPKEYIQFFESRARRGSAIGILGLEELVSIRNKAVERGVIIDIIDSGYRETYSDIDQERLDSIAMELARKLGAKLLTHDRFRQLACKAFGVEAMVLEYYRDSSLWFEKYFDKETLSLHIKEGAPILAKKGVPGNWRLVVVEEKIQRREDLEILLEEIVRRVRAGEGIVEIERQGLLMIQLKDYRIIIVSPPIGIAYEITITRPIVRLKLEDYELPSKLIKRLEERAEGILIAGAPGMGKTTFAQALAEYYDRKGKIVKTIESPRDMKLPPTVSQYSKSYASSRELHDILLLSRPDYTVFDEMRDDEDFKIYVDLRLAGIGMIGVVHATSPIDAIQRFIGRIDIGMIPSVIDTVIFIDKGRVAKVYEISLTVKLPTGLREADLARPVVEVRDFLSGELEYEIYVFGEQTVVVPVKRIKGEIASDRVMNIVKKIIPYADVALENDTIIITLPRTLYTNSTMKLIRKVKKRLDRLGYNIDIKLT